In Antedon mediterranea chromosome 10, ecAntMedi1.1, whole genome shotgun sequence, one genomic interval encodes:
- the LOC140060430 gene encoding calmodulin-A isoform X1: MNPSKRLLNLETKQTLYGEFKEAFSLFDKDGDGCITTKELGTVMRSLGQNPTEAELQDMINEVDVDGNGTIDFPEFLTMMARKMKEVDSEEEIREAFRVFDKDGNGFISAAELRHVMTNLGEKLTAEEVDEMIREADLDGDGQVNYEEFVTMMTSK; the protein is encoded by the exons ATGAATCCGTCGAAAAGGCTGTTAAACCTCGAAACAAAACAAACTCTATACGGTG AATTCAAGGAGGCATTCTCGTTATTCGACAAAGATGGCGACGGCTGCATCACTACAAAAGAACTTGGAACTGTGATGAGATCTTTGGGACAAAATCCAACGGAAGCAGAACTTCAGGATATGATCAATGAAGTAGACGTTGATG GCAATGGAACAATAGACTTTCCCGAATTTCTAACCATGATGGCGAGAAAAATGAAAGAGGTAGATAGTGAAGAGGAGATTCGAGAAGCTTTTAGAGTGTTCGACAAAGACGGAAATGGTTTTATAAG tgcTGCAGAATTACGTCACGTAATGACAAACCTTGGCGAAAAGCTAACGGCAGAGGAAGTTGACGAAATGATCCGAGAGGCAGATTTGGATGGAGACGGCCAAGTTAATTATGAAG AATTTGTAACTATGATGACATCGAAGTAA
- the LOC140060430 gene encoding calmodulin isoform X2, protein MTAAIEQQLTEDQIGEFKEAFSLFDKDGDGCITTKELGTVMRSLGQNPTEAELQDMINEVDVDGNGTIDFPEFLTMMARKMKEVDSEEEIREAFRVFDKDGNGFISAAELRHVMTNLGEKLTAEEVDEMIREADLDGDGQVNYEEFVTMMTSK, encoded by the exons AATTCAAGGAGGCATTCTCGTTATTCGACAAAGATGGCGACGGCTGCATCACTACAAAAGAACTTGGAACTGTGATGAGATCTTTGGGACAAAATCCAACGGAAGCAGAACTTCAGGATATGATCAATGAAGTAGACGTTGATG GCAATGGAACAATAGACTTTCCCGAATTTCTAACCATGATGGCGAGAAAAATGAAAGAGGTAGATAGTGAAGAGGAGATTCGAGAAGCTTTTAGAGTGTTCGACAAAGACGGAAATGGTTTTATAAG tgcTGCAGAATTACGTCACGTAATGACAAACCTTGGCGAAAAGCTAACGGCAGAGGAAGTTGACGAAATGATCCGAGAGGCAGATTTGGATGGAGACGGCCAAGTTAATTATGAAG AATTTGTAACTATGATGACATCGAAGTAA